CCATTTATTATTGTTTACAGGCGATAGTTTCAGGTACAAAGAATCATTAACTCACCGATAATTTAGAGGCGGCAAGTGGCATACATTTTTGAATGCCATTCCCTACATTTTTTACTTGCCAAATACAATGATGTAAATGCGAAACATTTCCATTATAGAAAAGATTGGATAGATAACATGATTGAAAAAATGTATGAGATAAATATTAACCTGGAAAATGAATCTATCTCCAAAGGGAATATTAATGATTGGCTTTATACCAAGGAGATACATGAACAATTCGATTCATTACAGATAAGAAAGTATATGCGTAGTAAACTACATGTCTCACTTAGGGTCTATAAAACCAATATTACAATGTTTAAAAAGATTGTACCTCTCATGATGAGTTTCAATAAAAAAGAGCTTAATGATTTTAAAAGAGAAGATTATTTAAACCCTGAAGTCATAAAAATGGTTATTGATCCATTAAACTCAATGGAGCTTATTTACTATCAAAGCTTTTTGAATTCTTTGAAGCCCTTTAAGAAAGTAAAACTAGATGATTATGTTGATAAAATAAATCATAAAACCAAATTTGACCATCCTCTTGTTCGTGTGGTGGAAAGTGTTTTGAAGAAAGAACGAAATATTAAACCACAGAGTTTTCATAATAATTATTACATTCCTGTAAGAACCTTTGTTAATTGGGCCATATCATCATTAGTTAAATTTCAAAATCAGTCTATTAACACTTTTATATTTAATATGGTAACTAGTGAAGACCTTGATGATTATAAATCTTTTCTTATTAAACAAGTAAAAGAAGAAGAATTAACGGAAATTACGGCTAAACGAAACTTGCAGTATGTACGTAGTTTTTTGCAGTTATTGTTTCGAAAGAAGAAAATAGTACGAGATGTAACGAGGAACCTAACAAACATTAAAGCTGACGAATACTTCTACAGACGACTTCCACCAGATGAAGAGATACAGGAACTTATTAATGCTATTGAGCATTATTCTAGTAATCCGATAGGTGATAAACTTGCTCTTTCACTTATGCTACTAATGGGATTTCGTGGGTGTGAGGTCGCTAGCCTAAGTTGGAAGGATATTAACTTAAGCACAAGGTCAATTTCCATTACGGACACTAAAGGAATGGATGCGATACTCCCGATTCCCACAAAAGTATATGATTTGTTAATTCTGTACCAAAGAAAATCTAGTGATAAAAAACATATTTTCTGTGATAACCCAAAGTCTTTTACCCCTGAATTGAGGCTACTATTTGATTCTTATCAGTTAATAGCTGGATGGGATTATGGGGGAGGACTACATCTGTACAGACACTTGTTTGTAACAAGGTTAATAATGCATTGCCCACAGCAAATTGTAAAAAGCTTAACAAGACATATTTCTGATGACACTGTTGCAAAGTATGTTCATTTTGAACGAAAATTTGTGAAAAATGAGTTAGAAAAATTGAGTTATATAGGAGGGTGAAGAAATGACTTTTAACCAAGAAGTTTCTAAGCAGGGGTCTGCTCAAGTTGTTATTCAGCACCTACTGGAAACACATAATATGGAAG
The sequence above is drawn from the Pontibacillus yanchengensis genome and encodes:
- a CDS encoding tyrosine-type recombinase/integrase, which translates into the protein MIEKMYEININLENESISKGNINDWLYTKEIHEQFDSLQIRKYMRSKLHVSLRVYKTNITMFKKIVPLMMSFNKKELNDFKREDYLNPEVIKMVIDPLNSMELIYYQSFLNSLKPFKKVKLDDYVDKINHKTKFDHPLVRVVESVLKKERNIKPQSFHNNYYIPVRTFVNWAISSLVKFQNQSINTFIFNMVTSEDLDDYKSFLIKQVKEEELTEITAKRNLQYVRSFLQLLFRKKKIVRDVTRNLTNIKADEYFYRRLPPDEEIQELINAIEHYSSNPIGDKLALSLMLLMGFRGCEVASLSWKDINLSTRSISITDTKGMDAILPIPTKVYDLLILYQRKSSDKKHIFCDNPKSFTPELRLLFDSYQLIAGWDYGGGLHLYRHLFVTRLIMHCPQQIVKSLTRHISDDTVAKYVHFERKFVKNELEKLSYIGG